The sequence GAGCTGTTATGAAGGGAGACCCAGAGACGCGGCTAACAGAAACTGCCCACACATAGGATCCTCGAATCAAAGTGGCGGACATCCAGTATTTTTGCCCATTGGTCCATGTTATATATATCTCCGCACGCCACTAACAGATTATTCCTAGGGGTGGGAGAGCCCACAAGTCGAGCAACGATCCAAAGGACCCATTTCCAGTGATCACCGTTGGTCTCCTGACGACTGAAAATTCGAAGGACCGTATCGGCAGCATCCATGTGCATTTTGACGGGACCTTCAAATTCTTCCCCTCCCGCAAGGGAGATTTAGGAAAATATTTGGAGCAGATCAGGAAGGCTGGTATCCCGGGATTCATCGACACAATTCCAGAAGAAACGGAGGGAGAGACCGCCAACTCGGCCACTGGCCAAGGGAAGGAGCTGGCGCAATGAATGGGGCCTGGAGTTCCACGAAAGAGATTTTATCGATGAAATAGTTGAGCGCTGCCTAACCCAGATTTGTGTTGAAATATTGCGTATTTTCCGATTGCTTGTTGGGTCCTAGCTGTGTCCTTGGTAGTTCTCCGGGTTTTGCGAGTAGACTCAACATTGAACTATTTTATTCTGCTGGTAGCTACCTAGCCAAGAGATTTCTTTCATCTTGATGAGAGATATCACATAGATATGGTTCTGCCCAGTCGCAATGGTTGTTCTATAGATAATTGTAGGTTAGGCTGTGCTTCCCAAGCCTCACTTGGTATCTATGACGatattttctcttctttggGGATGTAAACAGGCAGACTGATGGGTCTATGGCCTCGAGCAGGAACAACAGAGACGCAGCAAGGAGAAAAAGACACCATGCAGGTTGTCTTTCCACAGTGGAGAGGCTGCCAGCTCCTATCTGCCAGGCTTCTTGCTGCCTCCTCTTGACGACAACAAAGCACGCGATGAAAGACACCAATACCCCaatgaagacaacaacaatGGTGACAACACAGAATCAACTCCTACATGCGCTACAGCCGCTTTCGTTCCCTTTTGTCCATCCAACTACAGCCTGCCCTCTGCCCTGCGAACAGCCTCAACCGCTCCATTCCAACAGCAACgccgacgacgacgacgacgacaacaacaacaacaacaacaacaacaacccCATCACTTCTGCTATAGCCAGACTCATGGCCTCCCCCAGACCGTCCCGAGAACCCTTGTCGTGTCTCCCTCTTGCTCCAGCCATACCAGTCGCAGCAGCACCATCTCTGATCTTGTCTCTGATGTCTTGTCGCTGGGATACGACGACTTTGGTTCCTCGCAGTTCGACGACCTCATCAACTCCATAGACTCCCAGTCGGGCGAGGGTGATTTATGTATCGTCGAACACCACAAACATAACAGCAACAACACATCAGCAAACTAAATAACTTCAAAGGCCTGACCTTTGACATGTAGGAGGCCAACCATTTCTTGCAAGCTTGAGCAACTGATCTGAAGCCAACATCCTACCTCCAGGCACTTTTCATGAATCTCGTAGTCATTCACCATTCGTGCTTCTGTTGTGGTTGACTTTGCCAGGCTTTACAGCATTCCAGCCTTTGTGTGTTTGTTAGTCTCCGACCAGACGAGGAGGACACCCTTCAAGGGCTGGTACGAGGACGATATCATGTGTACTCTTCAGCGAGGGGAGACGGTTGATGTGGCTGAAGTTGAAGACGAGGATGTGAAGTCTGTGATTTGCCATTATCTGAGGTATGGCGGTGCAAAGATATAGCTTGCCTTGGTGCAGTTATAACATTCCACGCCATTAAATGTTTTCTCTTCAATAATCACGCAGGTTTAAGACTTGACGTGGAAGATTGGATCGACCATAGCGTCAGATCCACCAAAAATCGAATACTGTAGCTACTAGCTTTCAATAAGTGGGCAAGACCGCCTGATGCTGTCGCCAAGAGTGACTTGCAGATGAGTATTGTTCCATGTGCTGTGTGCCCAAAATACAGAGGAAAGTCTGGGTTCAGCCTTGGTCTATAACATTCGAATCGTCTTGTGCATGCCCGAAGTATGTCCACCATCTCCAAACCGAGCTTCAGATTCGGTTCCTTCCACCGCCCACCACTAGGAAAGACAACCCGGCGTAATTGGTTAACCCAAGAGACCAAGGGTTGGTAGTATGGAGTGAAATTCTTCTCAGCAATTCTGAGAAAATCCCCTTCATTACTGATCACCCCTTTCTTCTTGTCAGCCAGCTTCTCTGTATTTATGTAGTTCCACTCCTCAAAGTGCTTGACAACTCTTGTCTTCCCAGAGGCATTATAGTGAATGCATATCCAGAAGAGAACCCAGAAAAATGATTCAAATCATGCATGAAGAAATGCTTTTCACCATATAGCATGCCAATAGTCATGAATGCCCTAGTACCAGTCTTACCTCACACTCCAGAGAAACCATCCCATTCCACTCTGATCACCAGGTCAAGATCAATCAAAAAAGCCTGCCAGGAAGAATTATTATCATCTTCATTCACCAGTAAGTTTCAAGAGAAAATATCACATTAAATCATCCCAGCATTTTGATATAGGGAATCATACTCTTTAATACAGCTCTTCAGCTCAGTAAGCAGGGCCACTCTTGAGCTGCTCTTATAGATAGGATTTCTATAGTCCTGGACAGTTACACAGCAGTGCACCCAATTCAGTGGAGTGCTGTATATAGAGGATTTAGTTGAAGAGCCTGACTGGATATGTTTGCTGGGAGAAGAATAAAGCAGAATATTTATATAGTCAGATGATTTTTTTCATCCAAAAGCACTATTTTGATCCTTTCACCCTCAACACAATCTGCTCCAGCTTGTGGTTGATTTCACACTGCCCTGCCTGGATTTCAATGTTAGGATGTTTAGACCTTTTTGAATATCTAAGATATCATCACTCTTGCCATTGATGTAGACAGTCTTATAGTGATAGTACCTAGCAATATTAATAACACCACTCTCTGTTGCTTCACATAaaagcttctttttcttattatACTCTAGATACTGCCATGAGTCCTTGATCATCAGTAAGATTTATGGATTATTATCACAATGTATCTTCCAATAAGTTGTAGATTAACCAGCAATATAGCATGCTTGCTTAATTATATTATCAATAACaagtcttttctttctgtcATTCTTCTCTATCTCAATGTAATATCTGTCTCCAATAGTAATGATAGTTAGGTCAAATCCAAGCTGTTCTGGACTTATCAAGAGAAATTCAAGAATAACAGTTATAAATCAGAGACTATCTGTATTAATATCAAATCTCTCTAACACCATGCCCCCTAAGCAGTCAAATTTCTACAAGCAGAGAAACAGCCTGCAAAGAGTAAACCCCAGAACAAAATAGTATAAATTCTGAGCAGCCAGAATCTCTCTGGCATATCTTTCTAAGTTAAGCTACACTCTTGAAAGACTATCATATTTGGGGTCATTCTTCAGTTCTCCAGATATAAAAATCTGAGACCAGCAGCATATGGAGTCATCAGTGGCACTTGAATTATTGACAAAGCTGATATCAAGTTTCCATGTTGTAATTAAGCCCTCTAGAGGCCAGGTGGGCTGTACAAGAGGCCTCCAGTTAATTTTCTGAGCCATGTTATCTAGCTCCACAAACTGCACAAGCTCTCTGATAACATCAGCCAACCACTTGAGCACCTTTTTTTCCACTGCATGCTCTAGCCAGTCTCTTCATCTTTTCTCTTTATTGTATAGCAGGCAATTTCTCTCCTTGTGTGAGGATcgtatgtgtggatcagtgtgacaatgaatctctaggaggaatatacatggaaaagagtacacaaggtaaaagatctgtattctggcaactatgtataacttgtaaacaagattgccactggctttCAGCAAGGGATTTgcacagtgacagccttttatgtgtgcttgcaagcatgtgacttagtgtcttgtaagaacacatgcaactcccagcagcttaCAAGCTGAGGTCTCTGGCCTTTACAGATGCTGTTcatctgtgtaaggggtttgtGGCAAATTTTTACAGATTCTCTTCTCTGGTAAGTTTTGATTTCTCAAGAcagctgtctcattaaaaatcttcataagtagaaaaacaaaaaacctcttgggaaaaataaaaatttcctcataagaaaaagagtacagcctTACTAGAGATATGATATtaacacaactctaataacataacagaacccaataacacaacaatatgtagagagtctctattATTCTTGCTAGCCCTGtatcactattagataatgaacactagcttaagagagagctttctcttgctttctctttctcttcttttcttctctttcttctctagtctatattattattatcaagataagtgaacccttcaagcactgcttcacATGGGAGACAGGCTTGCAGgagatctctgatattctggaagaaaaataacTTCACTTTAATATTCTGTATGATTGGCTGAAAGATCACAAGCTGATGAGTTCATCCTTGGTTGTGTTTTTGCTTTATATGGTTATTAGATTTTATCTTTGTGTGGGGTTTGGTTTGTGaagagactgatgcttgctagcagttgctgctgATATGcagtcttctctctctctctctcacaacTTATCTTCacttttctctctcagaaGAACCTCCATTCTCTTTTTCATGAATAAGATTGGGTCTTCAGTAAGTAGTCACAAGAAGTTTGGGAAGTGTTTATAACTGATAGTTCTAAAATATTAttgttttttctttcttctctttatcagttattattatcttctctgtgccagctcaagctgtaagtgcttctTGTAAGCTGATATTGATTCATATGCTGATAGAGTTAGGGTTCTGCCACTCTGTCTCCCTCTTTTATAATTGTTGCTCCAGTCTTAGCCAGAAATATAAGTATTCTCTATTATATTTTAGTTTGTggctaatcttctttagattgttgttgttgtttccTCTGCATCAGCAGGGTTTGTGAGTGCTGTAATTCTGCAGAGTACTTAAGACTGCCCAGTATTTTCTCTATAAGATCAACAATAATAGTTTCAGACCATCTTCACTCAAATGTCACTAGCTGCTATTTTTGCTGGTGCATTGTGGGCCAATCCAGTAATTCTTCTAGATCTTCTCTTCCATACAGAGACACAAGCTTTATCTGTCTATAAAAGAGCATGGTATCACAAGTCTATTCAAAGACCTAtgcttattgctggtttgaaTAATTCAAACCAGTTAACTGTGCACACTCAGCTCTGTAAGAGAATTCTCATGACTCAGACTGGGGCCTAGCCACTATCTGGACAGAAGTGCTCTGCCTGCAAGAGAGCTCAGcaagactataataatatagtcttcACAGAGTGCATCTCCACAGGCTTGGGTCAAAAATGTAATAACTGCCTATACCATGGGCaccttgcttgctctttccagcagtgagattATGAGTAGTTGTTACAGGTCTTTACAGGAGAAGCTGGAgactctaattatatagtcttagtttagttttttcttcttttgttttgaaatcaattgaattcagttcagtttgactatgtcttttctctccctaATCTATTTTCTAGTTTCACTACCTCCATCCATCTCTTTCAcaaaccaggcttgtctGGATTTCTACTATAGAATTGTTgaagtagctttctcagtgaacAGATATTGCTTGTGGGAAtccatgtcttgttcttctcattattatattcttctcaatatactctgtaccacagctcataactctctctcttcaagttaattatcttgcaGACTCAGTACTCCTTTTCATTCTCATCCATCTCATGAACTTTGTGATGAGGTAAGCtatcaatttctttgtgGGTCTTGTGTTTGTGGAGCAGAGATACATGGAAGACATTATGAGTTTACAGATCTGAAGACAGTTCCAGTCTGTAGACTTACAAGTCTATCTTCTCCATAATTCTACAAGGCCTATGCCtcaacaaatccagttttttgttaggCTGTGCAGTCTTGATATTATAAAGATTGAGCCATATCTTGTCTTCTATCTGAAAGGCCTTTGTGGTGTGCTTCTGattatagtacttcttctgataggCTTGTGTCTTTGCAagtgatttcttgatctctttacagagcaatctcattgtctctgcctgatctcttgaattcttgcacatataGCTATACTCATCAGAGTCCAAGAATTCTGTTTGCAGATTCAATCTATATATCAGCTGAAAAGATAATTTCTGTATAGAAGCCTGTCACAAGTTATTGTACACAAACTCAGCCATTGACAATCACATCACCCAGTCATCTTGATCATAATTGACATAGCTTTGCAGatactgctccagcacactattcagtctctcagtctgactATCAGTTTGCAgatggaatgctgtgctcaTTGCTCTTGCAATCTTTAAGATGTAAGTCAAATCACTCCAAAATTCACTCACaaacagagattcttgatcttttaCTATGCTTGCAGGTAATTCATGTAATCTCACTATCtcacaaataaagagatgggccaatttctctgatgtcagcttctttgttgtagagATAAAGTGAGCTATCTTTGTGAACTGATCCACTACAACCAGAatacagtcaaactgcaCCTTCTTAAAATTCAGGCTTGCAgggagatctgtaataacattCATACTAATGGATTCCCAAGAGTAATTTAGGATTGGTAAGAGtaatagttcttcttgagacTTTCTGTAAACTCTTCTTAAGCTCTGACAGATCTCACAGGCTTCACAATacttcttcaccagttctctcattcttggccaaaagtatttgcaagctataagctcatacattcttgctgtagcaaaatgcccTGCAAGAGATAGGTTATGATAACTtctaatcagctctattcacAGAGCCTCATTCTGAGGGATGTACACAcaactatctctatagagaatattcttctcctctttccACATCACAAATTTCTTTGTACCCATCTTAATGTCTTCACAGACCTCAGCTGCATAGTtatcactttgcagtagatttggcaGTGATGCCAACAGATTGGAGCTGCCCTTTtcataagaattcttcttacaGACCAGATCTTTAATCTTCTGAACCTGCATTgcaatcttcttcactttgcatATGTCTTCCAAGACAATCTTTgtaagtagtttcttgatctcaaccCAAAGCTTTACAGAGATGAGTTGTgcattctcatcttctttcttctctctctgatTTAGAGAAACTTGAACTGTCagtgtagtggggattccagtacctcattagaacaaaggttgttccggtccaaggcgcaaaccaccccaaagctactatccttgagctatataaaccacctgtagcccctgcatcttgcttattaccttcatgcatcattgctcttttctatacacttattccttactaccagtttggttattagttagcaaatatgaagatttcttgtttatgaaacttgctactgttcctcattagagctgcctgtgttagtatggggctctttagtactattactccttgcaagcttaggtgtctgttagaacatatctatctctacacttactacttgatCATAtccttactatgtggtgatttttcacctttcttgtgctctcaccatatcaactaacttgcctactttgatgaggcatcccattgtaccccactccatttggtgaccaagctgagacctgaagataatgatgtggtgatttggtgactgccaagaaagagaaaaacaaattctgagacacatgaagcaatacactatttcaaggtaagatcttatggactagaaacacagtactaatcaggttttttatttaggaataagattagggagcttagatttgaatgcctcttatctagagcttgcctgataaacaggtttttggaagatattgactaatagacagaacatactgtgtgacatgaccaaagatcaagaaatcaagaaattggaatcagaattaactatggctgaaggtactacaggaTCATATGTAACTATGTCACAGGgtgaggacaagagaattgtggttcattcccacattcctatgccttcccctggcacagcaaatgcaccttggtttgatggcagagatgctactctgtttattgaaaggttttatcagatgtgcaaggatcatggggtaattgaccctaaaaacattattgaatggttggctaggtactgtgttacatggattggagaatggatgaagaccttggaaggctacaaagaaggtaattgggaagtattctccaaagagattattcatgaattttgtgatcaagacatcacttacaagattcaccatcAGAATTACCTCTGgacaattacaaagaaaccgcgtgcttgggatggcaacattcacacctatgttcaagaatacactactattgccagtacagttcaagcaaatagaaggcttgatgaattcactaaggtgtcttggtttcttcagaggctacctgagaagctctggaataaggttattgacaaggtcaagctcaatctttcagacaatatgttgcctattgattttaggaaagttgtttgggtgaccatggatttgatcaaccagtatgaagggaataagaaggtctttgaagaagatgaaatgaaacaaaaggaaatggagaagcttggtgagtgatatcaattggctaacaagccccctacagttgaagcttcaaagaaaacagctagttttgtgaagactgaagaatctgaatcaaaagccaaagccaagggctctgacagcaccaatattgaagctgctattaaaaagatgACCAAtaagttcacaaatttggcattggccatgagagtacaattaaatcagatacaagggaattctgatcagtattatatgctgcagagagaaggatctCCAAAACCTATActaaattatccaacaaatgtgactgttaatcctacaactgtacaagagaatactcaactgtcagtcaacccctatttggctCAAAATGGCTCTTCTATAACaggctatagtagtgcttgtggacaaggagaagcttgaactggaggaattttgacatgtctctcatgcttctactgtggaaaatcTGGATAtcatcaatctcagtgttatgaataccaatctgatatgagtaatggatactgccatattgatgacaaagagaACTTATGCATGGGCTCTAAgagtcaaaactatcaagctgtCACTTCTAAATCTGAAATCctgaacatgtatattgtatgGTCTATAggagaggatgaatgggTGATTCTGGAGTTGACAAGCCCTAAAAATAAGaccaatcagcaagaagagacacctcctgtaaattcaaccagtgtgaagATTCAAGCAGGACAGCTTGCATATCTAATATCTGATagagaatctgattcagataagaaatatgaaccattggaagaaagaacatcagttaatattggaacagttgaagaagctaagaacaatcaaagagctaagattgcaacaccCCATACTCAGTGTACTGGACAGtttattacttaccaggataatcaggctagtaTTGATGACAATGTCATGGAAGACATGGAAccaatcaatcagaagaagcctgaaattcagaacaagtctgtagagaaacaaagaccaagatattctgcaacaaatcacttatcctctcagatctgtgatttaatggatgccaatgaattaatgagttgaattctcaatggaaaggtcaaattgtcagtcaagaagcttataggtgtatcaccaaagcttcatcaagcattcttcagatcaggctggaataacagtactagcaaaagccatgcaagggttggagtctctgaatcagttcagcctgagctaaagatcaattctggttgacttacttcaaagcccatggtgccaaaatccaaaacagcatatggaatgcaTTCATTATATGcgccagtcactataaatcaacaagaattaatagtgttgattgatactggttcagaaatcaatttgttgtcttgaaagtatgctgaaatgttgaatctgccaatggaaaataagctgtgagtgaccatggttgttcaaatGGGAGAAGTCACTCCTTTTTATGtgttttgtgatgaagtgtctgttcaaattggagacattgttacacatacccctttccttatatttgaaggaggggatcagcaacttattcttggaagaccTTGGCAATTTACTGCCTGTTGAgggtgcaacacctcagaagacagcagagtgaactgtgaaatttataatgaAGAACAAACACATTACCTAGTttttaaagactttaagccaaactcaagcaacatgagatatgtgactgataaatcaaacagcaatcatttaaacaattcaacaggcatttaatcaggtgGGTGCCCatggatacaaggcctgaggaggatgaagaagatgtgatgaagatgatgggtataagaattaatgatgagaaggttgaagatcaggagattgaaaagaatagggaaGTCAGGAGTGTTGACAGCATTACTGATGTTGGTGCTTACAGTGATgaggagaaacataattctggtgttggtgaatccaaaagtgTGCTAAGCCTAATCAGAttgaccagcacactggtgaatcaaatggaccaatcagaagacaaggataATTTTGTATTGGGAGTTTGGATTTTCCAACCTCCACTTCCCAATCCAGACAGTGTTacagctcactgcaaacattacacacacaatataaattccagtttaatttgcaaacctattccacaaagtgcttgatcaatttacacatctctgaacaaaaatcacaattttgtcacAAAAAAATCACATCAGATAGACATTTTCAATTGTGGATGGGACATCAGGctgccttcttcagaggtctggagagtgtgcactgcttataagtggaaagctgataagataaagccattagcacctggaaaatctgatggaagcaagccagaagacctagataattgggtggatgtttgtttggataagtattaccctgagaagaaacacattgcatttaattgtgaatttgatgaccaTATTAGGCCTAGAATCACAccctttcctgttggagaatgactaacaaatgagagaattgagaagctcaaaattggatttgaactgacaagtcagaagaaggaatttttcatatcagtcctTTATAAATGTGAAGGGGTGTTGGCTTGATCATTCAAAGACCTATGTGGTgttcattctgaatgcttgcctctcCAGGTTATTTGgacagagccccatgaggcttggcagactaagacttaccaaattcctcatgctctacataataagctaattaaaatcattcaggacaggttagaagctaaaacattggagccttgccatggttcatataccaatccctattttctggttgcaaagaaacagaaaggcaaaTATCATTTAGTTGACACAgtacatatgtacaacaaagttactattcaggatgcttttatttcttctaatattgatgaatatgctgaagacttCAGTGGACTTGTTATAGCTAGCCTATacaacttattctctggatacaataattttctgttagctgaagaaagcagagatatgacagccattgcaacccCTATTGAGCTCTTTCATCAT is a genomic window of Coccidioides posadasii str. Silveira chromosome 3, complete sequence containing:
- a CDS encoding uncharacterized protein (EggNog:ENOG410Q5CR), giving the protein MNALGARAFSTSAYRSITFRGSGFEAMLHQNGPDGGHWQSMVKRITDDIEKADPRIKVADIQGGRAHKSSNDPKDPFPVITVGLLTTENSKDRIGSIHVHFDGTFKFFPSRKGDLGKYLEQIRKAGIPGFIDTIPEETEGETANSATGQGKELAQ